The region TGTTCAGTACCACAGGGTTCCTCCAGGCAGTTGCACCTCGAGCAAGGTGTCGAAAAGGAAGTACATGGCAGGCGGCAACAGCAGCAGCGTGATGATCAGCGGAATCGATCGAATCCGTTCGACGACGATCACCAGCAGCACCAGCACCTCACCCGCCACCAGGAAGCCCAGCGGCTCGATCAGGAACGCGCAGATTGCCAGCGCCAGCCACACCAGCAGGGCGCGGCCAAATCCCTTGAGAGACAAGGACAGCGTGGGCGCCTCTCCGCTGCGCGCCTTCGGGCCGAACAGCCACACCGCGGACAGGGCCAACCCCAGCCCGATCAGACACGTGGTGAGCAGGACCGGGAGGTAGCCCGGCCCGGGTTCGTTGTTCGCACCGCGGAACTCCAATTCGGTGCGACTCTTGTAGAGCAGCCAGGCTCCGACGCCCGCGATGACAAGGCCGAGTACCACATGGACCAGGCGGGTGCGCCGGGCCTCGCGGTCGTGGACGCTGTCATCGGGAGGGCTCGGCTCCGGCGAGAGCTGTTCGGCGGGCCGAACGATCTCCTTCTCCATGCAGACCTCTTTGTCGGATGTCTTGTACGCGGAAAGAACTTCTGCTGTGAGAAAACTTAGGAGGGTCTGTCCACTGTGTCAAGCATCACTTTCAGCCCACCACAAGGGAGATGTTGCATGCCCGACCTCGGGTGCCGAGCGACTGTACGATTCTTCTATGCAGAAGACGCGACCGGAGAGCGAAACCGGCCCCGCCTACCCGATCGCTTCGGTCAACAACGCGCTGTTGTTGCTGCTGTTGTTCCGAGAGCAGCCACGGGTCCGGCTTACCGACGCATGCAAGTACCTGGGGGTGGCGCATTCGACGGCCCACCGCCTGCTCGCCATGTTGGCGCACCACGGCTTTGTGCAGCAGGAACCGGTCACCCGGGCGTATGTCGCGGGTCCGGCGCTGGTGGAGGTCGGACTGGCGGTGGTGGGCTCGCTCGACGTCCGCGAGCAGGCGAGGCCCGCCATGGAGGAGCTTGCCGCGGAGACCGGCGAGACCGTGCACCTCGGTGCGCTCGAAGGAAACCAGGTCCGCTACGTCGACGGGGTCGAGTCCGAACGCGCGCTGCGGGTGGTCGCACGGACCGGAACGCTGGCGCCCGCGCATTGCACCTCGCTGGGCAAGGCTCTGCTGGCCCAGTTGACCGATGAGCAGGTGTGCCGGTTGTACCCGACGTCGGCCGAACCATTCCCGGCCCGCACGGACAAGTCGATTACCAGCCAGGCCAAGTTGTTGAAGGAGTTGGCGAAGGCCAGGATGCGCGGCTATGCCGTCAACTCGGGCGAGACCGAGGAGGATGTGGGCTCGGTGGCCGTCGCGTTTCGCGACTTCGCGGGCCGGCCTGCCGCCATCGCCGTGGCGGCGCCGACGAGTCGGCTTACCGCGCAACGCGTTTCACGCATCGGCGAGCTGATGATCGACACGATCTCGCGGACGCCGATGTCGCCGGGTGCTCAGGCGCCTGCGGACTGAGCACCGCGGCGGGCGCTTGCGAAGCCCGATGCGGCGGTCGCCAGCATGACCACCGCCAGCAGCACGAACGCCGCCTCGACTCCCCACACCCCTGATATCGCACCTGCGACCGCGAGAATGAACGCCTGCCCGACGCGATTGGTGGCCACCCGCAGGCCCAGCGCCGAGCCTCTGCTGGTGTCGTCGACCAGGTTGACGACCCAGTCCATGGTGGTGGTCTGTGACAACCCGAGCGCGAAGCCGAGCACCGACATCGCGATCATCATCGGCGCGAGGTTGCCGCTGATCGCGAGGACCAGCAGGCAGCAGGCGGCGACCGCGGTCGCGACCACGGTCAGCCGCACATTCGGGATCCGGCGGACGAATAACGGCGTCGCGGCCCGCGCGAGCAGGGCTCCGCTGGAACTGATGCCGAGCAGGATGCCCACCTGTGACGAGGTGAGCCCGACGGCGACGCCGAGCAGTGGCACGTAGACCAACAGCAGATCGACACCGCTCTTGGCGGAGAAACTCGTCATCAACGCCGCGGTCATTCCTTTTCTGCGCAGCAGACCCCACACCCGTTCGGCTTTGCCCTCACGCACGGTCGAGGGCTGGATGCGGGTTTTCAGCGCGATCGCGGCGGCGGGCAGGCCCGCCACGAAGGCCCACGCCGCGACCAGCAGGGCCGACGAGGTCGAGGAGACGCTGGGCTGTTCGGTGTGGCCGATGATCACGCCGCCGAGGACCGGTCCGATGATCTGGCCCAGCGCCGAAACGGTGGTGAGGGTACCGAACCTGCCGATGCGCGCGATCGTGCTGTCGGCCTGGGCCATGATGCTCTGTCCACCGATGGTCGCGGAGGTGTGTCCGATGCCGAGCGTGGTGGTGGCCAGCGCGATGGCCCAAATCTGTTCCGCGACAACAAGGGCGAACGCCGATGCGGCCCCGATGGCAAGTCCGAGGCCGAGCATGACCGCTGGGTGGTGGCGCTCGGTCCACCGGCCGAGGCCGACGGCAAGCACGATCGGCGGGACGGCGAAACATGCGGCCGTCACGCCGACCGTGGCACCGTCAGCGCCGAGGGCGAGTAGTCGGTACGTCGACACCGGCCGGGCCAGGGTGACCGCGACCTGCAGCAGGAATATCCCTGCGATCGTGCCGAGGAGCCACAGCGGCGGAAGCGAGCGGCTCCTGGTGCTCAGAACTTCCAGCCACGCTCCGGCGTGGCGACGTCGACCTCGACACCGTCCGGATCACGGAACTTGAAGAACCGCGGCGGGTCTGCCGCTTCTGCACCGTAGACCTCGATGCCGCGGTCCTTGAGCGCGCGCACGACGGCGCCGGTGTCTTCGATCGTCACGCCGATGTGGTTGGGGCCCATCGCGCCGTAGGTCCATTCGGACCGCTCGATCTCCGGGTTGGGTTGCAGCAGCGAGTAGTTCACCTCGCCGTCGCTGAGGTCGAGGGCCTTGCCGGGGTAGTGGCCGGGGGTCCGTGCGTCGCCGAGACGCTTGAAGCCCAGCACGTTCTCATAGAACTCGGCGGTTCGCTCGAGGTCTTGTACAACGATTCCGAGGTGTCTGATGCGCACTGCTGTCTCCCTGTTCTGCGGTGAGTAACCATCTTCCGTACTGAGGAAAGTGTTTCTGCAAATCAGACTCTAGGGCTGTCCGGGGTCTGAGTCAACGACGTGTCAGCGGCGTTCGTACACGACCTGGCCCGCGACAACCGTCGCGGCGACCGTCTGCGGGTCGAGTTCGTCGAGCACCTGTGCCGGCGGCGCGGATAGCACGATCAGGTCGCCGGGTTCGCCGACCGCGAGGGTCCTCGGGTCGGCGGGCGCGTCGGCAGACCCGCAGAACATCGTCAGCGCCTGGTCCGCGCGGACGCATTCTCGCGGGCCGAGTCGTGCGCCCCCGGCAGTGGTTCTGGCCACGGCCGCGCGCATGGTTGCCCAAGGGTCGCCGCCGCCGAACGGCATGTCGGTGGACAGCGCGACCTTCACCCCTGCCTGCAGCAATGACCGCAGTCGCCACAGTTCGTGGTGTTCCTCGGCGGGGACGTCGGTCAGATACTGGTCGCCGCGCTCGGCGACGAAGTTGGGTTGGGTCACGACGGTGACGCCGAGGTCGGCCAGCTCGGACACCATGCCGTCGGGCACCACAGCCGCGTGCTCGATGCGATCCTGCGGGTGCACACCCGCCGCACGCAACGCCGACAGCGTCACGACCAGTTGCGCGGCCGTGACGCAGTGCACGGCGACCGGGGCCTCTTCGGCATGCCGTTCGGCGATCCACGCGGTCAGTTCGTCGAGATCCAGTTCCGTGTCGTGCAGGATGCGCTTGCCCGGCGCCAGGCAGTGCACGCGCTGCAGCAGTTCACCGTGGCGATGGGCCTGCATCAGTTTGACCACGTCGCCGACTTCGAGGCCCGGTGTCGCGTCGGTGACGCCGGTGACGCCTACCGCGGCGAGCATGCGGCTGACGTCGGCCAGTCCACTTTCGTTGCGTTGCAACGTATCCGACCAGCTACGGTCGGCGCTGTGCAACCGGCCGTCGGGATGGTCGGCCAGTCCGACCCTGGCCAGTCCCGCGGAGTTCAGCGTCCACAGCACACCGCTGCGGTGTTGCACGCGCACCGGCAGCGGTGGGGACACCTCGTCGAGCACGGTGCGGTCGAGTGGTCCGGCGACGGCCTCGTGGTAGCCGACGGCCCTGATCCAGCCGTCGCCGCCGACGGGGGCGGTGGCCAACGCGCGGGCCAGATCGTCGCGGCCGCGCACTTCCGCGGGTCCGACGCGGGCGGAGGTCAGCGCCGCGGCGGCCGAGCGCAGGTGGACGTGGTGGTCGTGCAGGCCGGGGATGGCGGTGGCGCCCGCGGCATCGAGCACCTGCTCCCCCGGGTCGGGTGCGAGTTCGCCGATGCCGAGGATCCGCTCGCCGACGCGGATGTCGACGGTGATGCCGTCGAGCAACGTCGCGCGCTGAATCAGCATGTCGCCAACAGGCTTTCGACCTTTGCGTTGTCCGCACCGAGTGGTGCGGCCGGACGCGAGAGGAGCGGCGGCGCGGTGCACTCCACGCGGGCGGTGCGGTCGTCGGCGGCGTACGTGGCGGCGATGGCCGCCATGGACAGTTCGATCAGTTCGCCGCCTCCTCGGCTCAGCGACTCCGCGACCGCGAGGGCGGCGTGTAGGCCGGTCAACGGGTCGGCGATCGCGTCGCCGCAGAACTGCGGGGCGTCCGCGGTGCCGTCGACCAGGCCGCCCGAAACCGCGGCGTCGTCACCGAACGCCACCCAGTTGGCGCGCTCGCCGTCGGTGCCGTGTCCGGTGATCCGCAGCCAGACCTGGCCGTCGCGCGAGGCGGGCCCGAGGCCGCGGTGTTCGAGCGCCGCTGGCCGCGACGACTCGATGACGACGTCGGCGGTGTCGAGCAGGTGCCGTAGCGCCGGGTCGTCGAAATCGACTGCGTACGAAAGCTTTCCGTTGTTCATCCAATCGAAGAACGCCTGCGGACCTGCGCGGGTGCCGT is a window of Mycobacterium sp. 3519A DNA encoding:
- a CDS encoding tripartite tricarboxylate transporter TctB family protein; amino-acid sequence: MEKEIVRPAEQLSPEPSPPDDSVHDREARRTRLVHVVLGLVIAGVGAWLLYKSRTELEFRGANNEPGPGYLPVLLTTCLIGLGLALSAVWLFGPKARSGEAPTLSLSLKGFGRALLVWLALAICAFLIEPLGFLVAGEVLVLLVIVVERIRSIPLIITLLLLPPAMYFLFDTLLEVQLPGGTLWY
- a CDS encoding IclR family transcriptional regulator; its protein translation is MQKTRPESETGPAYPIASVNNALLLLLLFREQPRVRLTDACKYLGVAHSTAHRLLAMLAHHGFVQQEPVTRAYVAGPALVEVGLAVVGSLDVREQARPAMEELAAETGETVHLGALEGNQVRYVDGVESERALRVVARTGTLAPAHCTSLGKALLAQLTDEQVCRLYPTSAEPFPARTDKSITSQAKLLKELAKARMRGYAVNSGETEEDVGSVAVAFRDFAGRPAAIAVAAPTSRLTAQRVSRIGELMIDTISRTPMSPGAQAPAD
- a CDS encoding MFS transporter; this encodes MEVLSTRSRSLPPLWLLGTIAGIFLLQVAVTLARPVSTYRLLALGADGATVGVTAACFAVPPIVLAVGLGRWTERHHPAVMLGLGLAIGAASAFALVVAEQIWAIALATTTLGIGHTSATIGGQSIMAQADSTIARIGRFGTLTTVSALGQIIGPVLGGVIIGHTEQPSVSSTSSALLVAAWAFVAGLPAAAIALKTRIQPSTVREGKAERVWGLLRRKGMTAALMTSFSAKSGVDLLLVYVPLLGVAVGLTSSQVGILLGISSSGALLARAATPLFVRRIPNVRLTVVATAVAACCLLVLAISGNLAPMMIAMSVLGFALGLSQTTTMDWVVNLVDDTSRGSALGLRVATNRVGQAFILAVAGAISGVWGVEAAFVLLAVVMLATAASGFASARRGAQSAGA
- a CDS encoding VOC family protein — protein: MRIRHLGIVVQDLERTAEFYENVLGFKRLGDARTPGHYPGKALDLSDGEVNYSLLQPNPEIERSEWTYGAMGPNHIGVTIEDTGAVVRALKDRGIEVYGAEAADPPRFFKFRDPDGVEVDVATPERGWKF
- a CDS encoding amidohydrolase family protein yields the protein MLIQRATLLDGITVDIRVGERILGIGELAPDPGEQVLDAAGATAIPGLHDHHVHLRSAAAALTSARVGPAEVRGRDDLARALATAPVGGDGWIRAVGYHEAVAGPLDRTVLDEVSPPLPVRVQHRSGVLWTLNSAGLARVGLADHPDGRLHSADRSWSDTLQRNESGLADVSRMLAAVGVTGVTDATPGLEVGDVVKLMQAHRHGELLQRVHCLAPGKRILHDTELDLDELTAWIAERHAEEAPVAVHCVTAAQLVVTLSALRAAGVHPQDRIEHAAVVPDGMVSELADLGVTVVTQPNFVAERGDQYLTDVPAEEHHELWRLRSLLQAGVKVALSTDMPFGGGDPWATMRAAVARTTAGGARLGPRECVRADQALTMFCGSADAPADPRTLAVGEPGDLIVLSAPPAQVLDELDPQTVAATVVAGQVVYERR
- a CDS encoding CoA transferase: MRIPDAVLSRARRTADAFGDCTGVRIDGCELIAGRAALLGLSPQGPVSAGGATRLMRSADGWCALTLSRQDDIDLVPALVESDAAEPWAAVQDWAVSTTSADVTARARLLGLPVAALGETTPAPPLFTTLGAPVSPRNVKGLLVADLSSMWAGPLCGQLLARAGATVVKVETRARPDGTRAGPQAFFDWMNNGKLSYAVDFDDPALRHLLDTADVVIESSRPAALEHRGLGPASRDGQVWLRITGHGTDGERANWVAFGDDAAVSGGLVDGTADAPQFCGDAIADPLTGLHAALAVAESLSRGGGELIELSMAAIAATYAADDRTARVECTAPPLLSRPAAPLGADNAKVESLLATC